Genomic window (Oryza sativa Japonica Group chromosome 3, ASM3414082v1):
agctgacgccgccgcagcagcagcagcagtcaaTGGATTCATTAGGGGCTGCACCAAGATGGATCTATTGGGTCAAGCTTGCAAAAATATTTAGTTGTAATTTTAAATGGTCACAAGAACTTACCTTTGTTACAGTCTCAGACGCACTCCGAGAAGCATCAAATGAACGATTTTCCAATGTGCGCAGCAACCGTACTCCATCAGCATTTGCTAAGATCTTGATACCATTTTCATGGGTAGAAACAGCCAGCAGAGTACCTTCCTTGTTGAATCGGACCCGTGGACTTGCCTAATAATTGCATGCTAGGTTAGATTAAGATGGAAATTTCCTTACTCATTTCATTTGAACCAATCACCATTTACCAAAGTATCTACAGATAAAGGAAAACACTCACAGGAAGACCACCATCGGCATCAATGGTAGTCAGAAGACTTGTGTTGTCCATGTCCCATATCTTAATCAAGAATTCATCTCCAGCAGCCAAAAACCTGTTCCGTGTGGTATCAAATTGGACAACACCCATCGATCGCTTGCGAAATCCCTGGTAAGTTCTCTTGACAGCTCCTTCACTTTCATTCCATTCCACTAGATGTGATTCGCCATCCTTGCTAGTCCCACAAGAAAATAACCTACTCACAAGGGCAAAAAGAATCAGTGAAAACAAAGACAAAAACCCAGTTACCCACATGAATCATGCTAACAAAGAAATAATTATGAACCTTGAACCATCTGCACTATATGCCATTGTTGTGCACCAATGTCCTGGCGCATCATAGTCAACTCTGGATCCCAAATTATCATATAGCCAAGCCTTTATCTTTCCATCCAAAGCAGTTGAGAAGATGAACTGCACGAAGAAAAATAACAACAGGTAAGGAAAAGTAGCCTCCAATAGTTAATATTGATCGTTATAGCATAAAAACTGCAGGTGCACCTGAATATTTTCCTTATAATGTGGACAAACAGAGTAAACAGGAGCTTCATGACCTTCAAATGTAAATTGCTTTGCTCCACTAGTGGCCTCCCAGACCTAGAATATGGTGCCCATAAAACTTAGCACTTCTGGGTTAAACAAAGAGACTTTCAGTCCCAGAACTCATGCAATCACAGAAACTCACCTTAATTGTCTTGTCATCTCCGCAGGTTATTATACATAGCTGCTTATTTGGATGGGCAAATGCAATGTCATTTACACCACCGACATGCGCATCAATCTAGTTAAGAAAGGAGGGATTAATCAAATTCAGGAATCAGATTAGACGATTATACAATAAGAAACTAATACCAATTAGGAAGGAAGAACTTCCTGTCAAaacaaaaaaggaaagaagaacAACGAATATGCATTCATACCTCCAAGTGCTGCCTGATATCATCACCGCCATGGTATGAATAGATCTGTACAATATGCCTTGAATAAGCAACACCTGTTAAAAAGAGACATTAGAAACTGTGGGTAGAGGATAGAAAAGGCACAAGTCCACATCATCTTACCAAACAAGGTTCCATCAGGACTCCATATTATGCGGTTAACTGAGACAGTAGGGTCTTTGACAAGTGATGCCTATTGAAGAATTTACAATTTTACATGGTCATAGTTAGATTGAGGCTAATAAAGAGCAACAAAAACTCAAATAACATAGTATAACGGACAAACCTGGAGGGCCATTGAGCATTTTGTAAGATCCCAAACCTTGAAGTTTCTTAAAACAAGTCGTTCCTTGGTACCGACATCCCATAATCCAATGTCACCAACATTGGTACCAACTAAAATATAAGCAGTGTATATGAGAAGCTATGGAAGGGGCAAAATTTGATTTATCATGAGAAAGCAACAAGAATTTAAGAACTGACCAAGAAGGAGAGTTTGCTGAACTGGATGGAAGTCCATGCTCATTGGAGTTGATCCTTGGCTCAATGTCCGTGCAACATTTTTATGAAAATCATCTTGCGGGTAACTATGACTCTGTGGATATGTCACAGGTAACATATTCACTGGAAGATTCACCTGCAAAATTAGATCATTATAGTTACAATCAAGTATATATGTCAATAATGATTAGGCAAAATGCAATGGTATTATAAAGTGTCAGCGTACACTAGAAATAGCAAAATGTATTTCAAAGAGATGTGACAAATACCTCCTCAGACATCCCAACTGGTCTCGTTCTCTTGGAGACGTGATCAGAATCTCCTGATGGATAATCCATAGAAGGATTGGCAGTTGTTGGTGTTCTAGGATGTTTTAATATAGCAGCTACAAGATTTAAAAGAAGAATGCCATGAATCAACAGACTATGTGTGCTGTTTCCAATTTAGACCACTTAATAATAGTTTGTAACAGTAATTAGAACAGGTACCAGGATTTGTAGGAGTACCAAATCCAATAGCTCCACCAGACACAGCAGGATGTGTTACTGCTGGAGGGTTTGACATCCAGCCAGCCAGAGGTGGGACAGGTGTAGGTGCAGGTTGAAATGGCTGAAAAAGGGAATGGAACCGATTTCAAAACAACCGTGTCCTTCACATAAACATGAAGCATCCAAATATGCTAAAAGGACTTACCGCGTGAGCACCCAATGGGGGGAAACCTCCAGGTTTTGGTATAGATCCAAGTAATGGATTGTTTGCTGGCGATGGAGCACGAGCACCATTTGGTTGTCCACAAGAATGATCAACAAACAGAGTCTTGATATCAGGGTTAGGTCTAGGATTTTTGCAAAGCTGGTGCTGCCAGTTTAAGCTGCAACATATTATAAAAAAGTCAAAGGTCCATGCATTATCCCTCCTCcacattaaaaattttaaacatATGATAAATCAAAAGTATACAGCATGGTGCTGTGAAGTTATCCCTAGAACTTAGAATCAGCAAGCACTAATTCTGAGTTCTGACAACCTACCAAGTAGACAGCCAAATCTTACAGATAATAAATAGTGATAAGTAATTCGCAACATATAAAGAAAACAGTACAGATAAACCACACAATGGTGTGTGACGTGAGTAAATCATTAGATAATTTTCCGTTTTCAACTTCAAGCTCTATATGTCTATCCAATATCCCAGAAAATGAATAATGCAACAGAAGATTTAAAACTTGGTATTTATACCACATATGTCATAAAAAGAAATCTTCATTAGGATGAGTGTCATAAATGAGCCGTATTGCTCATTTAGTTCAAGCTAAATATAGCAGGTTATCTTTGCTAAACAAGAAGCAGTGATTTAAATAAACTtgagaaaaaaattgtgggTCCTGTGGAACAAAGTAGTTGGCTTATAAACTATAACATTATCACTGGAACTGTCAGGAGCTGACATGAGTTAAAGTCCTCTCATGAGATGTACTTATGTAACCAGCTGTATTGCAAGAAACAAAATTCCAGATGATTGAATGTAAGGGGAAGCCGTGTTTCTCCATCATGTGCTACCTCTGGTTTATAAGTGTCCGCAATCTGGAGCTCTTCAGATTTGGAAACTGAAGCTTGTCACGGAACAAGGGATTAGCTTCAATCAGCTTCTTTAGTTCAACAAGCATTATTGCTCTGGCAGATTTTGTATCACCGTATTTGGAGAGTTGCTCATTTTCCCTATCAagacaaaataaaaaaccatAGACTGAGCAACCAAGTAATAGTTACAGCCACAAAATTAATGGCCATGCTCTAATGTACATAAATAAAGTGTCAGACCACCATTTTGGTACATTACATTCATACCTAAAGTTTTCCAACGTCAAAAGCTGTGTGATCTCCTTAAACAACTCCTCGTTAAAGGACGCGAAGACCTTCAGGTCCTTGACCAAGATTTCAACCGCCTTCGAACGATCATGCCTGCAGAGCAGCAAACAAACCCAGTTAGCAACGCTTTCCACTCCAGCACCTAAAATTCCTGTAGGGACATGTTCCCTCCCATACTTACTTATCAAGGGCCTCAAGATACTTCTGTTTGCGGATCTCAAAGAATATCTTCATCGAGTAGCGGTTGTCATCAACCTTGGTAAAGCCACCGAGGTAGCGCTCAACCTCATCCCAATTCCCATTGATCACCTCGTCTTCGAAGTACTTCATGTTGAAGTAGAACCCAGACTCCTGCTCAAGCCTGAACAACAGCGCCGGAACCCCAACTGAGTTAAACAAACGCTAGACAGACATGTGATAATTTCACCCTTTTTTTCAGCCTAGATTGAAACACTCACTTGTGAACAGTCTCCTTGAACTTCTCCTCATCGAGGAACTGCAGGATGAGGAATACCAGCTCCCGGCTCAGCGACGACAtcctcccctccaccgccgcacccacccacccacgcgGCGGATGCGCCTCTGCTCAAAAGCCTCAAACCCTACCCTATTCTACAGGTCACAGAAAACGACCCGACCCCGTCCCGCACGGCGCACACTGCGGAAGAAGGAGAACAAGAAGGCCGGTTAGGGCTTCAGCGACACGAATCAGCGCGAAATGGATCCGAGCGAGTTAGGGCTTTACCACCACGGAAGAGATCAGCTCGCGTGGATCTCCCCTCACCCCcctccccaccccccccccccctccccgccgctcCGCTCAGCTCCACGTCGGCCCGGTagaagggagaggcggcgccgcTTCGCTCGTCGACGGAGGTgggggcggccgccggcgaagatcgagggcccggcggcggctccggatTTGCCTCGATCGCTttgcgaggagagagagagaggaacgaGGGCGAGCCTGGAGGAGGATGAGACTGAGCGAGGGGTAGTATGGTAAGTCAACAATTTAGAAATGGGGGAGCCCTGAATTTTCCTATTTATAATAGGCGGGGGAAAATTTTCTTATCGGGAAAGGAAACAGTAATACACGCCCAGATAGAGAACGGACAAATCGCAGGCGCAGCGAAGAATGAACGGATCACTTGAAAACCTTAATAAATGTGGTGGATGGCTATTGTACATGTGCCTTTTTAAAACAAGTGGTACAATGATGCGAAATTAAACGTTTCCAAAAATTGAAAGCGGACGAAGCGATCCGACACTCTGGTAGTATTAATGCGTTACACGTGACGTTGTACTCGTTATTATACTTATACCCTACGTGTGTCCGAAAACCTTATTTGTCTCGAACACGAAATTTATTATAGCGCCtagaaagaagagaaatcaCAAGATCTATAAAACGTAGTAGTATCACCTTGTAAACGTGAAGAGTATGTCAGGAATGATTATAGATCTTAAAGTACGATGATGAGAAATAACATAATTGATATAAAGTATAAGATAAAAAAGTAAACGATTGAAGATACCATGAACCCTGAGATAACCACATATCTTTAGAGAAGAAACCAATAAATCTGTAAgttaatatttttgaaataaacaTGACAAAAATCTAAATCTTTTAGTCCATCTTAATATACTTGCAAGGCTAGAGATTTTTTTGTctgataaaaaatcacatatGCTTTCCCCTCTAAATCAAATCTTCAACCATCTTCATGGATACAAAACCAAatggaataaaaaaaacatttgcaaACCCTTACATGTAAATCAAAGCGGCTGACGGCGCAGATCCGCGTATGCGAGCTAGCATATGGAGACCAAGGGGATGAGAAAATTATTCAGGGATGCTCTTATTTATAGATGGAACACCTTACCCTAGGAGTGATAAGTACGTGTACTTATCATCTGCTTATCAACATATCAATCAGCTCATGCACTTATTGACTGTGATAAGCCACTGGATGTGATAGGTGATAAATCCGCTGGAGAGAAGGTGGTGGGGGTCCGCTGGAGCCATTAACGCAAAGGAATCCGGTGTGGCTGGGTGGAGTGGATTTGCTTTTTGATGACCTTTCAACAACCCAAAAAAATGCCTTTTGTTTAATGACCTGATGGTTAAGAAACAAAACTGACCATTATTAGCAAGATTTCTTAACAAAATGTGATGCCTAATGTAGCACTTAATGTCTCAAAACATATCAACATTTATACATGGAACCTATAAATAACCTGTCTCAAAATAGACCAACATTTATACATGGAATCTAGACATAACCTATGTCTATATTTATGGATAGGTATTACtgcctctgtctcaaaataaattaatttttcacCCATCCCACACGTAccaatataaaattgaaaaaaactaaaatattccTACGTTATCAAATCTCAATGCAACTATTTCTCAATTTATCTACTCACAGTACAATTATTTTGTACTTTCACAAACTTTGATGCAACAATTAttctaaaaatgaacttatattAATGGAAGATGCTAATAATGAACTTATTATGGTACGAAAGAACTACAAAATTTgctttattttaggatggaaggAAGTAGTTTGGAAAGATAATTATGCCGtgagaaaatttatttttggtaTCAACGAAGTTGAATTGTACAAAAATACCATTATAGGTGGTTGATGCTTTCAAGAATGAAATTCTTCTGCATGCTTGCAAAATGAAGGATACTCTTAGCTCTCCCATTCTTAGCTAGTTACAAAGTTTGTAATTTCTAgggattttgtttttgtttttctgttctttctttgtacatatatttctgctcttaataaatAACTGCTAGGCAAAGCCCTGATagaacttaaaaaaatcatcgtACAAGCCTTTTCTTTCACGTTTCTATTGTCATTTGATATTTGCTAGCCCCTCTAAAAAGATCATTTTGTCCTTAAAATAATAACATATTTGGCCATAGCctcataaattatatttctaccaaATTTGCACGTGCAAAATTATCTTCAGAATGGCATATCAAAATATGCAAAACTTTTTACCATTCAATTATTTGCAAAATTCCATTGTATGGACAAAATGGTCTTTTGGCGGGGTTATCGGATGTCAAGTGACATAGTAATTCTAAcgggagtgaaaaaaaaaggggactaTAAATACGCTTGTAAGGTGGCATTTGTAGACCGTAACTTTGTCCAGTTTGTAGAACCAAACTCTTTGGTAGCGACAACATGTAGAATTTATCTTTTTCTCTAAAGGACCATGTATCCAAATTGCATGGGcttttggaaaagaaaactaactcctaattaatttttaaatttaaattttgggcaGTGACGGATTCTTTATAGGGTattacctccgtctcaaaataagtgcagccatagatATCCGAATTTATcgttttgaccatccgtcttatttgaaaattttaagaaaaatatttaaaaaattagtcacacgttaagtactattcatattttatcatctagtaACAATAAAATTActaattataatattttttcaaataagacgaacagtcaaacgttggacatgaacAGTGATaaaactgcatttattttggaacTGAGGGAGTACGTAAACTACCTTGCTACTTATGCGATACTCTTGAAAACGTAAAAATTACATCTCTCAGTAGGAAGGGCCTAATTGCCGTATTTTTTATGCCAACGCTTGAGGTTTTCTCCATAATCTTTCTTGACTCTCTGATCAACCTGGGATAGATAGGCTTGACATGTAAAACCTCCATCTCATGATTGATGGATGCTCTCCACTTGGCTTTTGTAATGAAGTTTCATGAATACGTCTTCAGTGATACAGGAGGCAGTCTCTTTCATAAATGGAGATTTTTATTGCTCAAAATAACCTGATGTAAGCACAGATTGTCCATATCACAAAACACGCATGAACGCATTTCTATCTTCATGCTCACTGTATAACGGATTCCTTGGGTACAATAACTCGAGATATAAACTAGGATACAGGCTTTGTGGCAAAACTGCGAACCCCTTAGAAAACCCAGAAATATGATAGATGATAAACAagctgggggggggggagggggcatTATGATAGATCTGGTGCAAATGCAGGTACGCTGCTGGCAGAGCCAACTGGTTCTTGTAGAGCAAGGTTCAGTGGAAACATCTCACATTGAGCAATGTGCGCCATCAGCTGGTCCATGAGGACTAATGCGGCCATGGACTCCACCATCGGCACAGCTACAAGAGTTAATTGATTGAGAAAATGTCAGATTATACTATCATGAGTGAGTGGTTAAGGGAAGGAAAAtttaggtactccctccgttccagaaTAAGTTAATCTAGTACGGGATGTAACATATcctactacgaatctggataggtGTTTGACCAAATTCGTTATACTGGATATATCACATCCCGTACTATATTAACTTattctaggacggaggtagtagagcCGTAGATCCATTACCGCGAGGGACAACACATGGGTCGTGGCGGCCCCTTGCTAAAAGTTCAACATCCTCATGCTCCCTTGAAACAGTATGTTGTTTCTTCTGGAAAAGCGAAATCCAATATCTCAAATAAGTAGCAATATAGCCTTTTAAGAAATAGAAATCCTCAAATGTtacatatgaatatatgatacACCGTAAAAGACACAAAATGTACTATGAGAAAACACTGGTTTTAGCTGCATCCACAAGACTACAACACCATAGTGCTTGCCATTTAAAAAACATGACATAGCACTATTTCTAaggatagatttttttttaatatactgaTGAAAAAATGAGTTACTTGAACCGGAATATCTCACCCCAATAGTCGCGGTTGGCTTGAAAGCTACTTTGAAGTATATAATTTCACCATTTGATATCCCTCCCTGCATGGACATACACATTATAAATACTAAGACAACGGTGTTATACTATttactagtatttttttaatctagaATGCAGCTAGATGTAGCGAAAACAATAAATAATATAACTGTAAAACAACAGGGGACTAGGATAAAACCTGCACACCGCCTGAACGATTAGTTCTTGTTCTCACATTTCCAGCCTCATCCATATAGAACTCATCATTATGCTCACTTCCAGTGTAGTCAGTACCTGGGCACAAGTTATTAGTTAGTATTGAGGCCAGTAGCAAAGTAGTTGGCATGCACAGCTATTTgcaaaaaataaatcaactaaTTATGTGCAGATTAATTCAATTACCTGCAAATCCACTGC
Coding sequences:
- the TPR3 gene encoding protein TPR3 isoform X1 — its product is MSSLSRELVFLILQFLDEEKFKETVHKLEQESGFYFNMKYFEDEVINGNWDEVERYLGGFTKVDDNRYSMKIFFEIRKQKYLEALDKHDRSKAVEILVKDLKVFASFNEELFKEITQLLTLENFRENEQLSKYGDTKSARAIMLVELKKLIEANPLFRDKLQFPNLKSSRLRTLINQSLNWQHQLCKNPRPNPDIKTLFVDHSCGQPNGARAPSPANNPLLGSIPKPGGFPPLGAHAPFQPAPTPVPPLAGWMSNPPAVTHPAVSGGAIGFAAILKHPRTPTTANPSMDYPSGDSDHVSKRTRPVGMSEEVNLPVNMLPVTYPQSHSYPQDDFHKNVARTLSQGSTPMSMDFHPVQQTLLLVGTNVGDIGLWDVGTKERLVLRNFKVWDLTKCSMALQASLVKDPTVSVNRIIWSPDGTLFGVAYSRHIVQIYSYHGGDDIRQHLEIDAHVGGVNDIAFAHPNKQLCIITCGDDKTIKVWEATSGAKQFTFEGHEAPVYSVCPHYKENIQFIFSTALDGKIKAWLYDNLGSRVDYDAPGHWCTTMAYSADGSRLFSCGTSKDGESHLVEWNESEGAVKRTYQGFRKRSMGVVQFDTTRNRFLAAGDEFLIKIWDMDNTSLLTTIDADGGLPASPRVRFNKEGTLLAVSTHENGIKILANADGVRLLRTLENRSFDASRSASETVTKPLMNPLTAAAAAAASAAAAGTSSGNAAPPAITALNGDSRSLVDVKPRIADEPLDKSKVWKLMEITESSQCRSLKLTDNMRTSKISRLIYTNSGVAILALASNAVHLLWKWPRNDRNSSGKATASVSPQLWQPPSGILMTNDITDNPEEAVHCFALSKNDSYVMSASGGKISLFNMMTFKTMTTFMPPPPAATFLAFHPQDNNIIAIGMDDSTIQIYNVRIDEVKSKLRGHSKKITGLAFSNVLNVLVSSGADAQICVWSTDGWDKLKSRMLQIPSSRPSSIILDTRVQFHQDQLHFLVVHETQIAIYETTKLEPVKQWPVRENSSPITHAMFSCDSQLIYASFLDATVCIFNASSLRLQCRILPASYLPQNISSNVYPVVVAAHPSEANQFALGLTDGGVYVLEPLESERKWGNPPPAENGSTSALSTPPNGASSSDQPER
- the TPR3 gene encoding protein TPR3, which gives rise to MSSLSRELVFLILQFLDEEKFKETVHKLEQESGFYFNMKYFEDEVINGNWDEVERYLGGFTKVDDNRYSMKIFFEIRKQKYLEALDKHDRSKAVEILVKDLKVFASFNEELFKEITQLLTLENFRENEQLSKYGDTKSARAIMLVELKKLIEANPLFRDKLQFPNLKSSRLRTLINQSLNWQHQLCKNPRPNPDIKTLFVDHSCGQPNGARAPSPANNPLLGSIPKPGGFPPLGAHAPFQPAPTPVPPLAGWMSNPPAVTHPAVSGGAIGFGTPTNPAAILKHPRTPTTANPSMDYPSGDSDHVSKRTRPVGMSEEVNLPVNMLPVTYPQSHSYPQDDFHKNVARTLSQGSTPMSMDFHPVQQTLLLVGTNVGDIGLWDVGTKERLVLRNFKVWDLTKCSMALQASLVKDPTVSVNRIIWSPDGTLFGVAYSRHIVQIYSYHGGDDIRQHLEIDAHVGGVNDIAFAHPNKQLCIITCGDDKTIKVWEATSGAKQFTFEGHEAPVYSVCPHYKENIQFIFSTALDGKIKAWLYDNLGSRVDYDAPGHWCTTMAYSADGSRLFSCGTSKDGESHLVEWNESEGAVKRTYQGFRKRSMGVVQFDTTRNRFLAAGDEFLIKIWDMDNTSLLTTIDADGGLPASPRVRFNKEGTLLAVSTHENGIKILANADGVRLLRTLENRSFDASRSASETVTKPLMNPLTAAAAAAASAAAAGTSSGNAAPPAITALNGDSRSLVDVKPRIADEPLDKSKVWKLMEITESSQCRSLKLTDNMRTSKISRLIYTNSGVAILALASNAVHLLWKWPRNDRNSSGKATASVSPQLWQPPSGILMTNDITDNPEEAVHCFALSKNDSYVMSASGGKISLFNMMTFKTMTTFMPPPPAATFLAFHPQDNNIIAIGMDDSTIQIYNVRIDEVKSKLRGHSKKITGLAFSNVLNVLVSSGADAQICVWSTDGWDKLKSRMLQIPSSRPSSIILDTRVQFHQDQLHFLVVHETQIAIYETTKLEPVKQWPVRENSSPITHAMFSCDSQLIYASFLDATVCIFNASSLRLQCRILPASYLPQNISSNVYPVVVAAHPSEANQFALGLTDGGVYVLEPLESERKWGNPPPAENGSTSALSTPPNGASSSDQPER